GACCTTCGAGTCACTCACCCAGCGTGAAAAGGAGGTGCTGAAACTGGTGGGAGAAGGGTATCAGAACAAAGAGATCGCCGATTATCTCTGCATCAGCCCAAAGACCGTGGAAAAGCACAGAGGGAATATCATGCAGAAGCTGGACCTTCACTCCGCCTCCGCACTCACCGCATACGCCATTAACAAGGGACTTGTCATGAAAGAATAGATAGTGCCTGAACAAAAATCACGCCTTGGCGTGATTCAGGCACTATTGCGAATTGAGAAATTGCGAATTCCGAATTGATGGAATAGAGTTAAGATGTCTCGTAAAAAGTCAGGAAATGTCATTTTTCGTCATTCCGGCGAAAGCCGGAATCCAGTCCCGCAGCAGCGGGATTCAATCAGTTACAAAACCTCTGGACCCCGTTTTTCAACGGGGTGACGACTTTTTACGAATGCATCACAGTTGAAATTAATAAAACCAAGTTTTCGATTCCGCCCTTTTTGGATTTCCTGTTTCGTTCAGACACTATTTAATCCGGCCAGGCGGCCCGAATGATGGTTCCCCGTCCCTTTTCCGAGTGTATTTCAAACGTCCCGTTGGACAACTCCGTCCGTTCCTTCATGCCGATGAGCCCCATCCCTTCCATCCGGCCTCCCGGCTTCAACCGCCGTTCCGGATCAAACCCCCGGCCGTTATCCCGTATGGCCAGCTCCAGCAAACGCTCTGCTTTTTTCAAACTCACAAAGACGGTATCTGCGCCGCTGTGTTTAAATGCATTGTTCAGGGCCTCCTGCAGGATCCGATAGATGACAATGCCCAAGGACTCCCGGACGTCATCTTCCCGGGCGTCGATCCGGGTCTCTATCCGGATCCCTGTGTAGATCTCTTGAAGTTCCCGGCAAACAGAACCGATCGCTGCAAGGAGCCCCATATCATCCAGCACTGAAGGTCGCAGATTTGAGGAAATCCTGTGGACCTCCTCGGTGGTATCCCGCACAATGGTGATGATCTGTTCCAGGGATATCCCCCCGGAGGGGGAGGTGTCTTTACCCATGCGATGGAGTTTTTCCTCGAGGCCGTAACGTATGGCGGTCAGACTCGCACCGATGCTGTCGTGGAGTTCCTGGGCGATGACCCTTCTCTCATTTTCCTGCGTTTCCAGTAACTTAGACGATAGAATACGCAACTGTTGTTCCGATTCCCGCAATGCCGCCAGTGTCTTGGAGCGCTCAATAGCATACCGGATGGTGCGTTCCAGAAGCGTAGGGCTGAGTTCAATCTTTTCCAGGTAGTCTGCCGCGCCTTCCTTCATCGCCTGCATGTCCACGTCATGGCTCCCCCGGCCCGTGAGAAGAATAACGGGGGCCCGGAACCCGTGCCGCAGGAAATCCCGGGTGAGTTGGATTCCGTTTCCCACGCCCAGCAGATAGTCCACCAGGCATATATCATGCTGATTCAAGACGGCTTTCTCTATGGCCTCCTGGCAGCTGGTCACCCAGTCCAGTTGAAAGGTCTGTCCTTCAATCTTTGATAAAATGTGCCGGATGATCACATAATCATCCTCGTCGTCTTCCACGAGCAGTATCCTGAGCGACTGGTTTTCCTGCTTCATTTCCATAGGCTTCTATGGTCCGCATGGTTCATCGTTACCTGATACCCCCTCCAAATGCATAGCAGTG
The sequence above is drawn from the Deltaproteobacteria bacterium genome and encodes:
- a CDS encoding response regulator yields the protein MKQENQSLRILLVEDDEDDYVIIRHILSKIEGQTFQLDWVTSCQEAIEKAVLNQHDICLVDYLLGVGNGIQLTRDFLRHGFRAPVILLTGRGSHDVDMQAMKEGAADYLEKIELSPTLLERTIRYAIERSKTLAALRESEQQLRILSSKLLETQENERRVIAQELHDSIGASLTAIRYGLEEKLHRMGKDTSPSGGISLEQIITIVRDTTEEVHRISSNLRPSVLDDMGLLAAIGSVCRELQEIYTGIRIETRIDAREDDVRESLGIVIYRILQEALNNAFKHSGADTVFVSLKKAERLLELAIRDNGRGFDPERRLKPGGRMEGMGLIGMKERTELSNGTFEIHSEKGRGTIIRAAWPD